In Bacteroidota bacterium, one genomic interval encodes:
- a CDS encoding T9SS type A sorting domain-containing protein gives MIRTALAACLVFFFCGKLQLAAQCVDSSLIQNGAYCDPHYDPVCACDGKTYRNDCFARNNGISAQNFSYGICEPVDFDFTPNPAYDLIYVDALLKNQGDMNVQLFDRFGRIFYSTTFPNVLRYQFQVSVQGLPAGIYYLNVYCNAGFKVKKICVPGV, from the coding sequence ATGATAAGAACGGCGCTTGCTGCATGTTTGGTATTTTTCTTTTGCGGGAAGTTACAATTAGCTGCTCAATGTGTCGACAGTTCGCTCATTCAGAACGGCGCTTATTGCGACCCACATTATGATCCCGTGTGTGCATGCGATGGAAAAACGTACCGCAACGATTGCTTTGCACGCAACAATGGAATTTCCGCTCAGAATTTTTCCTATGGAATTTGTGAACCGGTCGATTTTGATTTTACGCCGAATCCCGCTTACGATCTTATTTACGTGGATGCTTTATTGAAAAACCAGGGCGATATGAACGTGCAGTTGTTCGATCGTTTCGGAAGAATATTTTATTCCACCACTTTTCCGAATGTACTGCGTTACCAGTTCCAGGTGAGTGTGCAGGGATTACCGGCAGGAATTTATTACCTGAATGTGTATTGCAATGCGGGATTCAAAGTGAAAAAGATCTGTGTGCCGGGAGTTTGA